The following is a genomic window from bacterium.
TGTCCGATCCCCAGTGGGCGCCGCTCGGCTGGTGCTTCATCTTCGGCCTCTCAGTGGCGACGATCCTTACCCTGATCGTCATCCCCACGATTTATGACTGGATCGAGGAGTGGAAGATCAAGGTGAAGAAGAAGCTCTTCAAGAACTACGTGCCCCCGGAGGGCGTCCTGTAGTAAGGGCTCCTTCAACCGGAGCGAGGACTCGTCCTACGGGGCGGCCCCGAGCCGCCCCTTTACACACCGCAGCCATCACGCTCGGTGTGGTATAATCGCATTCGGATAGGGGGTACGCGATGGGTGAGCAGGGAACCTACTGCCCCAAATGCGGCAAATTCGGCGCCACGGTGGAAGTGGTCACCGTCAACGACGATGTGAGCATGGTCGTCACCCACTGCGCCAAGTGCGGGACGCGGTTCGAGTGGGCCAAGTTCCGCCCCGCGCACACCGCCGAGGATCTCGCCCTGCGCGCCTGCCCCGTCTGCGGCGCGTCGAACCCGAAAATCCGCGAGGCCGAGAACGAAAAGATAAACGCCGTGGAGTACACCTGCTCCAACTGCAGCTTTCGCGTCGTGCTCGCGCGAAAGAAGGGGAAAAGCTGAGGTTTCCCAACCCGCGAATAAAGGCCCCTGGGCCTTTTTTTGTACCGGCGGCATCCGCGAGGGGAGATAGAGCTCCGGGCCGGGGCGAGAGGCGCTCTCCCTGGGGAAGGCCCTCAGGTTCCGGGGCCGAGGGCAAGGGCCACCTTCTATAAACGCGGCGGGGACTGAAGTCCCCGCCCTACATTCGGTGTAACGTGCCTCGGCGTTATTAGTGCCGACCGGGCAACCCGCCCGGGCTCAAACCCGCGGCCGGGGCATCAATAGATGACGCCCAGGGCGTCAAGCCTCTTCTTGGCTATCTCGGCGAGGGGACCGGTGGTCTTCACGCGCAGGGCCTGGGTGTAGGCGGCGGCGGCCTCATCGGTCATCCCCCTCTTCTCGTAGAGAAGGCCGAGGTGGACGTAAGCCTCGATGCGCGCCGGGTCGTTCTCTACGGCGTTCTTGAAGGCCTCTTCCGCCTCAACGGGCGCGCCGCGGGCGTCGAGGGCCAGACCAAGCCCGTCGTAAGCCCGCGCCAATTCGCCGCCCAGGCGGATGGCCTCCCGGAAACTCGTCTCGGCGGAATCGTAAACCTTCAGGACCAGCTGCACATAGCCCAAGTTGGCCCGGATCACCGGGTCGGTGGGGTTGAGGTCGGCCATCCGGCGGAGGTAGCCGTGGGCCTCGGGCCAACGCGCCTCGGATGTGGCCAGGCCCGCCGCGGCGTTCAGGGCGTCGAAGTGGGACGGGTCGCGGTCCAGGGCGGCGTCGTAGTACTTGGCCGCCTTGACCGTGTCTCCCCGGGCTTCGAAGGTCCGCCCGATCCAATAGAAGGGATCGGCCAGCTTGGGCAGATCCAGCGCCGCCTCCTTGAACTTGACCTCCGCCTTCTCGTAATCGCCGGCCTCGTAGAGCTCCTTCCCCTCCTTCATGGCCTCCTCGGCGGCAATGGTCTTGAAGAGGTCGAACCCGACCAGGAAGGGGGATAGAAGCACGACTATCAGAGCCAGTACCGTCGTCGAGCGTTTCATCTTCGCCTTTTTCACTTCAGGGTCAAGGTATCGAAGTATATCTCGCCGGTGTCGTGCTCCCCGGTGGGCAGAACGACCAGATAGATACGGGTCAGCGCCAGGGGTGGGTGACGGAGGGCCTTCTCGTCGCGCAGGCCCACCAGGTCGGACTGGTTCAGCGTGCATAGGCACCAGGAGTCCTTCCAGTCCACTCTGGAGACCAGATTGCCGACGAACTTCTCCCCCGTCGAGTCCACGAACTCGGCCCGCAGCCAGTGCCCGGACCCGTCGCCGTACACCCAGAGGCTGAGGCTGTCCCAGTTCAGCGGGAGCAGATGGGCCGTCTGCGCGTAGGCCGCCGCCGTGACGTCGCCGGCCTTCGAGAAATCGTACACGAGCTTCGCCGCGCTGTCACCGTCGTGGCTGGGCTCATCGTCGTAACTCTGCGTGAGGTAGCCGTCCACCTCGACGGGGTAGCTGGAGAAGCCCCAGCCGTCCATATTCTCGAAATCGGTGATCACCCGGTCCGTGGTGGCGGTGACCTCCGGGGTCGCGGCTAGCTCGACGGGCCGCGAAGTGACGGTGGTCACCGGGGGTTCCGTCTCCTTCACGCACCCCGTTCCGCCCAGGAGGACCATAAGCGCCAGGGTGGCCGCGATCCGTCCGATAAGGTCTTTCATCCGCCGCTCCACTCCGGCATCTCGGGCGGGATTTCCCGGGTAAGATTACCGCAGAAAAGCGTTTCCATCAAGGGCCTTTCTCCGGTGGGTCGAAACGCTCCGATAGCGCCCGGACCTCAGGGGAGCGCCCGGCGGGGAAGACCAAGAGCGTATCCGGGGTGGCTACGACCACGGCGTCCCTCAGTCCCACGAGGCAGATTCTCCCCAGCGATTCATTGTAAACCAGGCAGTGCTCGCAATCGTGGAGATACGGCTCGGGGGCCCCGGCGGCGTTGACG
Proteins encoded in this region:
- a CDS encoding tetratricopeptide repeat protein; amino-acid sequence: MKRSTTVLALIVVLLSPFLVGFDLFKTIAAEEAMKEGKELYEAGDYEKAEVKFKEAALDLPKLADPFYWIGRTFEARGDTVKAAKYYDAALDRDPSHFDALNAAAGLATSEARWPEAHGYLRRMADLNPTDPVIRANLGYVQLVLKVYDSAETSFREAIRLGGELARAYDGLGLALDARGAPVEAEEAFKNAVENDPARIEAYVHLGLLYEKRGMTDEAAAAYTQALRVKTTGPLAEIAKKRLDALGVIY
- a CDS encoding fimbrillin family protein is translated as MKDLIGRIAATLALMVLLGGTGCVKETEPPVTTVTSRPVELAATPEVTATTDRVITDFENMDGWGFSSYPVEVDGYLTQSYDDEPSHDGDSAAKLVYDFSKAGDVTAAAYAQTAHLLPLNWDSLSLWVYGDGSGHWLRAEFVDSTGEKFVGNLVSRVDWKDSWCLCTLNQSDLVGLRDEKALRHPPLALTRIYLVVLPTGEHDTGEIYFDTLTLK